One Corythoichthys intestinalis isolate RoL2023-P3 chromosome 9, ASM3026506v1, whole genome shotgun sequence DNA window includes the following coding sequences:
- the LOC130921712 gene encoding potassium voltage-gated channel subfamily A member 3-like, with protein sequence MDHRDSGVIPSPPSSVGQRLTHDDDMTVENIPNGSNPNLTHLGRFDLGCCERVVINISGLRFETRLQTFSQFPETLLGDPRKRMRYFDPLRNEYFFDRNRPSFDAILYYYQSGGRIRRPVNVPIDIFSEEIRFYQLGEDAMEKFREDEGFIKEEERVLPQNDFQKQIWLLFEHPESSGPARGIAIVSVLVILISIVIFCMETLPEFSDERDRNTTLTRNSTDGGGPLSNAFSPFTDPFFVIETLCIIWFSFELIVRFFSCPSKTTFSRNIMNVIDVVAIIPYFITLGTELAETESNRGQQASMSLAILRVIRLVRVFRIFKLSRHSKGLQILGQTLKASMRELGLLIFFLFIGVILFSSAVYFAEADDPTSSFSSIPDAFWWAVVTMTTVGYGDMHPVTIGGKIVGSLCAIAGVLTIALPVPVIVSNFNYFYHRETDADEQPPSGEPPAENSPSAELLRPRGSFDSFAGKGDPHVDVEEQDKRPQINSQNCVNITRMFTDV encoded by the coding sequence TCTTCCGTTGGGCAGCGGCTCACACatgacgacgacatgacagtggAAAACATCCCGAACGGGTCGAACCCAAACCTGACGCACCTGGGCCGGTTCGATCTGGGTTGCTGCGAGCGCGTAGTCATCAACATCTCGGGTTTGCGCTTCGAGACGCGGCTGCAAACTTTCAGCCAGTTCCCCGAGACGCTACTGGGCGACCCCCGCAAGAGGATGCGCTACTTCGACCCTCTCCGGAACGAGTACTTCTTCGACCGGAACCGACCCAGCTTCGACGCTATTCTCTACTATTATCAATCCGGAGGGCGCATCAGGAGACCCGTCAATGTTCCAATCGATATATTCTCAGAGGAAATTCGATTTTATCAACTCGGCGAGGACGCCATGGAGAAATTCCGCGAAGATGAAGGTTTCATTAAGGAAGAGGAGCGCGTCTTGCCTCAAAACGACTTTCAGAAACAAATCTGGCTTCTATTCGAACACCCGGAGAGTTCGGGTCCGGCGCGAGGGATTGCCATTGTGTCCGTGCTCGTCATCCTAATCTCCATCGTAATATTCTGCATGGAGACCCTTCCAGAGTTCTCCGACGAGCGGGACCGAAACACGACGCTCACCCGGAACAGTACGGACGGCGGGGGACCCCTATCGAACGCCTTTAGCCCCTTCACTGACCCTTTTTTCGTCATCGAGACGTTGTGCATCATCTGGTTCTCCTTTGAGCTCATTGTGCGGTTCTTCTCGTGTCCTAGTAAAACCACGTTCTCCAGGAACATCATGAACGTCATCGACGTGGTGGCCATCATCCCGTACTTTATCACGCTGGGCACTGAGCTGGCTGAAACGGAGAGTAACAGGGGCCAGCAGGCCAGCATGTCCCTCGCCATCCTCCGGGTCATCCGCCTGGTGAGGGTTTTTCGGATCTTCAAGCTGTCTCGACATTCCAAGGGGCTCCAAATCCTCGGGCAGACCCTCAAAGCCAGCATGAGAGAGTTGGGTTtgctcatttttttccttttcatcggAGTCATCCTTTTCTCCAGCGCGGTCTACTTCGCCGAGGCGGACGACCCCACGTCCAGCTTCAGCAGCATCCCGGATGCCTTTTGGTGGGCTGTGGTCACCATGACGACGGTGGGTTACGGGGACATGCATCCGGTGACCATCGGGGGAAAAATTGTGGGCTCCTTGTGCGCCATCGCCGGCGTGCTAACCATCGCTTTGCCGGTGCCAGTCATAGTGTCCAACTTCAACTACTTCTACCACCGCGAGACGGACGCCGATGAGCAGCCACCGTCAGGGGAACCCCCGGCCGAGAACTCGCCCAGCGCGGAGCTCCTGCGGCCGCGGGGGTCATTCGACTCCTTCGCCGGAAAAGGAGACCCGCACGTCGACGTGGAGGAGCAAGACAAGCGGCCTCAAATCAACAGTCAGAACTGCGTGAATATCACCAGGATGTTCACAGATGTCTAA